TTCATGAGTTGTGAGGTTATTCTCCTGCTGCTTCAGGAGGAAGTGTGTTAAGGTTCATGAGCTGTGAGGAGGTCCTCCTGCTGCCTCAGAAGGAAGTGTATTATGGGTTCTTGAGTTGTGAGGCTGTTCTTCTGCAGGTGGCGACGAAGGGATACGTGGGTCTTGGCTTCTCTCCCAACGGCGGCATGAAGGGTGCTGACATCATCCTGGGCTGGGTGGACGACACTGGCAACATCTTCCTCCACGTAAGTGCAGCCAAAGAGAACATTATTTACACTGTAATTCTGGTGAAATCCTGAGGAGCTGTGCAGCTACTTGGAGATGGGAGGTAATCATGTCTGGTCCAAAATAGGGGAGATTATCCCTAATTTCCTGGATCAACACCTTGACGGTAACTAGATCCAGTTATTTTGTAAGTTGTGCATATTGGTTCTCAAACCATGGAGATTCTTTTATATCAGATGCTGGCGGTACATGAATGATGTATAATACCGACgacatgaagaattagacacacgtacAATATCTGCGTATCTTtatttgtggacgtttcgcctACCAGCGGCTTTATCAGTACCAGGACATattgtgaagactgtagaagtatatacaaaagaaaaggtaattagtccctcagccttggagatggtgaagagcaccgtagtctcgatgactcttcctgcctgtgcttcagtcttcaagactacggtgctcttcaccaactccaaggctgagggactgattaccttacattttgtatataattctacagtcttcacattatatccttgccttgtattgataaagccactggatggcgaaacatctacaaataaagatatccagatgttgcacatgtgtctaattctttatatCAGAGGATGTTTTGACCAAAGTGTTATGATAGACTTGTGTTGGCAGGATCGGCACTCCACGGCCTACGGAGTGCCAAACATAGACGAGTCCCAGGATGTGGAGTTGCTGGGAGGTTTCCAGAATGACACCCACACAGTGTTGAGGTTCTCCCGACCCTGGGTCACCTGTGACCCTCATGGTGACCTCCAGCTCTCAGTAAGTCACCCACTcatggtggcatcctggggatagCGGGTGGTTGTATACCATATATATGGCCAGGTTTTGAAATAGGTTGAGGGgtgataatgtaaaaaatatgcataaaatatgtaatatacgttaaaataaaaattatcccAACGTGAACCAGTAAAGGAATGAGTAAGGCAAGTCATACCTCACCGTAAGATTGATCTTATGTACGTCTTGACTGGCAGGAGGAGACAGTGAGGTTGATATGGTCGTACTCTAGCCACGACCCGACGAACGAGATGACGATGACGAAACACGACGACCGTGGCACCTGGAGTACTCTTCTGCAAGCACCAGTACTCGTCTACCCTGACCTAGACCAGGATGTCAAGACCTGGGATCTTCTCAATCCTAACGTACGTAGCTGTGCTTTCTCGGGatattcaatattattattacatttaagtGGGCGTGTTAAACCCATACGGGTTATACAGCGTCTGGGAAATGGAAAGTGCAATCAGGTTGAAGCCAGAGGTGAGGTCAGGTCAAGACCCAGGACCCCAATGgacataagtcactttgtcttacTTGTTTTGGGTAGTTATCCtatataatctacacatatgatgCTATGTACAAAGCAACcacgtggggggggggagaggtgaatgatagctctaggcctttcgtgttgcaatcaacacatcatcaggaacttgcaataTTTCAGAAAAGAGGAAGAGGTTCCAGCAGATACGATCACAGAGAACACCTTTGCTGGCGCTCACTGTGATCGTATCAGAAATATGTATCCTTCTCTGTATCAGAAGTATGTATCCTCCTCTGTATCAGAAGTATGTATCCTTCTCTGTATCAGAAGTATGTATCCTCCTCTGTATCACTGGGTTCAAATCTTTGGTATGTGTTTCAGGTAACTCTACCTAGCGATCAGTCGACACTCTACTGGTGCAAAATGTTCAAGATTCCTGCCACCACTGGTAAATCTCAAGTCATCGGGGTGAGTGACGGCTGTGGTGGCGCagtctgaatatatatatataagaacataagaaaggaggaacactgcagcaggcctactggcccatactaggcacgtctttctcaaacccaaacccactaacaaaaatatctgcccaacccaagtcccacttaaatccaacccctATCAGTATAGTtcttaattatctctattgccgaaacgtttcgcctgcacagcaggcttatTCAGTCGAATATAGGCGAAGTGGAGGGGtaatttgaggtaattagtccctcagccttcacacGTCGTCATTTCCTAAATATTCTGCACTCTACTTTCTGTGCCACTGGTGTCTCCACTGAAGCCCACTGCTGAAACTTTATGCATTGTACTTAACTGTGATCCACTGCTTTAATAAACTTATTCCATAAAGTTTGATGTGGACTACTGTTGTCTCCATTGTACCCTGTCAGTCAATCAATATTGttcttgaacatcaaaatggtatacaataccgacaggttgttaggtaagacacatatgcaacagttagacaactttattccgaaacgtttcgcctacacagtaggcttcttcagtcgaatacagaaaataggcaggaacagtagagatgtgaagacgatgtaatcagtccatcacccttgtagtcgtagaatttgaggttgtcagtccctcggcctggagaagttcagttccatagtcaggaactatctctactgttcctgcctattttctgtattcgactgaagaagcctactgtgtaggcgaaacgtttcggaataaagttgtctaactgttgcatatgtgtcttacctaacaatgttgTTCTTCATCCATAAGCTTCCTGAATGTCAGCTTTAGTCCAGTGCTTCATCCACAAGCTTCCTGAATGCCAGTTTTAGTCCAGTGCTTCATCCATAAGCTTCCTACATGCCAGTTTTAGTCCAGTGCTTCATCCACAAGCTTCCTGCATGTCAGTTTTAGTCCAGTGCTTCATCCACAAGCTTCCTGCATGTCAGTTTTAGTCCAGTGCTTCATCCATAAGCTTCCTGAATGTCAGTTTTAGTCCAGTGCTTCATCCATAAGCTTCCTACATGCCAGTTTTAGTCCAGTGCTTCATCCATAAGCTTCCTGAATGTCAGTTTTAGTCCAGTGCTTCATCCACAAGCTTCCTGCATGTCAGTTTTAGTCCAGTGCTTCATCCATAAGCTTCCTGAATGTCAGTTTTAGTCCAGTGCTTCATCCACAAGCTTCCTGAATGTCAGTTTTAGTCCAGTGCTTCATCCATAAGCTTCCTGCATGCCAGTTTTAGTCCAGTGCTTCATCCATAAGCTTCCTACATGCCAGTTTTAGTCCAGTGCTTCATCCATAAGCTTCCTGCATGCCAGTTTTAGTCCAGTGCTTCATCCATAAGCTTCCTGCATGTCAGTTTTAGTCCAGTGCTTCATCCATAAGCTTCCTACATGCCAGTTTTAGTCCAGTGCTTCATCCATAAGCTTCCTGCATGCCAGTTTTAGTCCAGTGCTTCATCCATAAGCTTCCTGCATGTCAGTTTTAGTCCAGTGCTTCATCCATAAGCTTCCTGCATGCCAGTTTTAGTCCAGTGCTTCATCCATAAGCTTCCTGCATGTCAGTTTTAGTCCAGTGCTTCATCCATAAGCTTCCTACATGCCAGTTTTAGTCCAGTGCTTCATCCATAAGCTTCCTGCATGTCAGTTTTAGTCCAGTGCTTCATCCATAAGCTTCCTACATGCCAGTTTTAGTCCAGTGCTTCATCCATAAGCTTCCTGCATGTCAGTTTTAGTCCAGTGCTTCATCCATAAGCTTCCTGCATGCCAGTTTTAGTCCAGTGCTTCATCCATAAGCTTCCTGAATGTCAGCTTTAGTCCAGTGCTTCATACACAAGCTTCTTGCATGCCAGTTTTAGTCCAGTGCTTCATCCATAAGCTTCCTGAATGTCAGCTTTAGTCCAGTTTTTCATCCACAAGCTTCTTGCATGTCGGCTTTAGTCCAGTTCTTCATCCACAAGCTTCTTGCATGTCAGCTTTAGTCCAGTTTTTCATCCACAAGCTTCTTGCATGTCGGCTTTAGTCCAGTGCTTCATCCACATCTCTGTACTGTAACTCGGTGGTACACatctacaacaataacaatctCATTCCATGGTTGTACCTAAATAGTGTCTGGGCTAACACTGTGTTCACACCGTTCATCTCTTTCAGTTTGTTCCCGTGATAGAAGAGAGGAACGTACAGAACGTTCACCACGTGTTGCTGTACGAGTGCCACGTTCCTGGGAGTGACCAGCTCAGCAGTAGTCACTATTACGAGAAATGGCTGGAGGTACAAGGAGTACAGTGCTATGGTCCCAGTATGCCAGTCTCCTGGACCTACTGTTCCACTCCTGTGTTCGCCTGGGCTGTCGGCTCGCAAGGTTAAGAGAAACTAATAAATGCATTACACTAATGGGAGAGGCTAATGGATGTttgagagatagagacagactaATGAATACACGAGACACTGGTAAACTTGCCTTTCAACGGTGTCTCTTCCTGCAGGAGAGATGTACCCAGAAACTACAGGCCTTCCTCTGGGAGAAGAGTACTCAGGAGCCACGTACTTCCTGATGGAGACTCATTAcgataaccccagcctccagccAGGTGAGCCTCCAGCCAGGTGAGCCTCCAGCCAGGTGAGCCACCAGCTCCTATGCGCCTCCtacaaacctacacacacacacacactactggtgAAATCCTTTTGAATGTCAGacagttactattattattattattattagtagtagtagtagtggtggtggtttacctggagtttacctggagagagttccgggggtcaacgcccccgcggcccggtctgtgaccaggcctcctggtggtagtagtaatatgtTCGGGAGGAAAAGCACAAAATCCGCAagagttatacagcacctggaagtgggaggtaatcaggtttaatataTGGAAAGGAAACTAATTCCTTCTGTCAAGCGTCCTGCACGAGCGCTAGAGAGCCTCTGGTTGATGCTCTCCTGGTTGTCTCTGCAGGCATCGTGGACTCGTCTGGTCTGAGGATCTTTTACACCGAAAATCTACGACAGTATGACGCTGGGGTTATTATGCTGGGTCAGGCCATCAGTCCCCTCACCATCATCCCACCACACAGAGAGTGGCTCAGTGTTGGGATATGTCAGTCAGACTGTACCCGGCAGGTAAGCATTGTCTCTGTACCCAATAAGTAAGCCTTGTCCTTGTACCCACCCTGTATTCATCAGGTACACTCGTAATGCACTTGTATATTGCACTTGTACTACATACATTTCTTCcttcatttatatatttttacaaaTATTGCGCTGCCACGAAACGCGTTCTGTCATCTTGTCTGATCTCAGGGTCTACCTGAGGGAGGCGTTGAGGTGTTCCTAGGTGTGCTTCACTCCCACCTGCTCGGTTCCTACATGCGTCTCAGGCAGGTGcgtggggaccaggagctgcctTCCATCCTCAAAGGTAAGACGTTTTCACCCACTTTTCCACACTGCCTCTCTATTGCTCTATGCCTCTCCCTCTTTCCATGCGTATTTCTCTAACTATTCCTGCTTCTCTTTCTGGTCTTCCTTCACCTGCCTCCCATACACGCAGCCTAGGCAAGTAGTGTAAGATCTCTTGTTTTTTCTGTGTTCTGTGCTCACAGTTTCTCTCTACATCTTCCTCTGCTTCTGCCCCTCACTGGCTTTGTCCCCCTTTCCTTCTATGGAGaacaaaaaggaacaataccgtgactggaacaatacacaaataacactctCACAGAAGAGAGAGGCTTGTGTCGACATTTCAGTTCGACTTGGActttctaactctctctctctatctttctattaatatattttaatttttaaacaGGAGTGGGGCGGTAAACCAGTGAAAGGTCACGGtcgatgaccaaaagctccggtAGTGGGCCATCTTAAGACCctcgttaggaaacacttgtcctgtttcctgacgaatcttacctaacctaacctgacctctaTCTTTTCttacctcctccttcctccccattTATCAACCTTCCACTTTCTctgtttctctttctttttccacCTCTGACTTGAGATTCACCACCTCACATCTACCTCCCAGTCTTGTTAACCATCCCTGTCCTGTCATCCCTCTACCAGACATGAACTATGACTTCAACTTGCAGCAGTCAAGGAGCTTGAAGAATTTCACCATTCTGCCGGGAGACGCCTTAATCCTCGAGTGTGGCTACGACTCCACTAAACGGGACTTCCCAACTTTCGTGAGTAGTGGTGTGACTTTTCCAGCTTTCGTGAGTAGTGCCCTAGTTAGAAAGGTGACCTAGTTAGTATGGTGACTGTAGTTTAAAGGGCTTTCCCAAGGTCTTGGCTTAGTTGGTAGCGTCCTCAACTTACGCACTGAGGGaccgggatcgatccccggcacgggtggaaatgttggtcatgtttccttacacctgctgtccatatgcacctagcagtaagtaggtacctaggggTTAGTCATCTTATActttctgtccctgttcacctgggtattagctaccttacacctgctgtccctgttcacctagaagtaagtaggtacctgggtattagtaagcttacaccagctgtccttgttcacctagcagtaagaaggtacttgggtgttattagactgttgtgggtggcatcttggtgacaaaattaacccaagttgccagaaatactggAAATAACCAGGGGTTTTCTGTTTAGTACGTCACTgataagtgattattattattattattattattattattattattattattattagtagtagtagtagtagtagtagtagtagtagtagtagtagtagtagtagtagtggtagtggtagtagtagtagtagtagtagtagtagtagtggtagtagtagtgtggtggtggtggtggtggtggtggtggtggtagtggtggtgttggtggtgtcgtaggtagtggtggtggtggtggtggtggtggtggtggtgtggtggtgtagtggtggtggcggtggtggtggtagtggtgtgtggtgtgtggtggtggtggtggtggtggtgtggtggtggtggtggtggtggtggtggtggtggtgtggtggtggtggtggtggtggtggtggtggtggtagtggtagtggtggtggtggtggttgtggtgtaggtggtggtagtggtggtggtagtggtggtggtgtggtggcagtggtggtgtggtggtggtggtggtggtggtggtgttggtggtggtggtggtggtggtggtggtggtggtggtggtggtggtgctggtggtggtggtagtggtagtagtggtggtggtggtggtggtggtggtggtggtggtcgtagtggtggtggtggtggcggtggtggtggtggtggagtaggtggtggagtagtagtagtagtagtagtagtagtagtagtagtagtagtggtagtagtagtagtagtagtagtagtagtagtagtagtggtagtagtagtagtagtagtagtagtagtagtagtagtagtagtgccatATTCCATATTACTAAAAAATCAAAGTTGGCATCATAACTTTTGTAAAAATTCCATTTTAAAccattgtgttgctgtgtctggtgTTCTTGCTTTTCTCTAAGTGCCCAGCAGTAACCTCTATACCTTGTGGCCTCGCGGCTGACCTCTCAGGGAGGCCTCAGCACCAACGAGGAGATGTGTCTCGCCTTCCTCACCTACTACCCTCGGGTTGACCTCTTCCTCTGCTCCTCGTCGCCTGACCTCAAGGAGATTCTCGAGGGAGTTGGAGTCGAGGACGTCTACGACACGGATGGCCTCGTGTAAGTTGACCTCTAGTGCCTCTGGAGGGTTGTATCACCAGTGGAGGTAGGCTTAACTAAATGTTAACTCTGCCGGATGTCACACCTTGTCACACCTTGTCATGCCTTGTCACACCTTGTCATACCTTGTCACACCTTGTCACACCTTGTCACACCTTGTTACAC
The Cherax quadricarinatus isolate ZL_2023a chromosome 32, ASM3850222v1, whole genome shotgun sequence DNA segment above includes these coding regions:
- the LOC128690239 gene encoding MOXD1 homolog 1, whose translation is MGVIVVMLVVMLVVVGVLSIDSTDTGVLPPVDLMHRVVLDPMDKYVLQWTPREKDVIFEVQVATKGYVGLGFSPNGGMKGADIILGWVDDTGNIFLHDRHSTAYGVPNIDESQDVELLGGFQNDTHTVLRFSRPWVTCDPHGDLQLSEETVRLIWSYSSHDPTNEMTMTKHDDRGTWSTLLQAPVLVYPDLDQDVKTWDLLNPNVTLPSDQSTLYWCKMFKIPATTGKSQVIGFVPVIEERNVQNVHHVLLYECHVPGSDQLSSSHYYEKWLEVQGVQCYGPSMPVSWTYCSTPVFAWAVGSQGEMYPETTGLPLGEEYSGATYFLMETHYDNPSLQPGIVDSSGLRIFYTENLRQYDAGVIMLGQAISPLTIIPPHREWLSVGICQSDCTRQGLPEGGVEVFLGVLHSHLLGSYMRLRQVRGDQELPSILKGKTFSPTFPHCLSIALCLSLFPCVFL